CTGGCGGAAGTGGCAATCGCCGGCCGGAGGATGGCCGACTTTCGCCGGTAAATAGTAAACCGGTCCATCCAAAGCAGGAATCCGAACCTCGCACGTTGTCAACTCACGCGATCAACCACCACGGGCCACGAGATGCCCGTTCGGAACGTATGGTCCGCGATACGCGCAGCGTTGAACCAAGATTTATGTCCAGCTCGAAGAAACCGCCGATTCCGTCGTTGTCGCATCTCGAGAACCTCCCTCCCCggctgcaaaagaaaacacttcAGGATCTAGGATTGCCACCCAACTATGTGGAGCTAATGCGCGCTGAGCATCAGGTGATGTCGCATACGCTGCCCAATCGAAGCACGGCACGGCATGTTCGTGGTCGCGTTCGTTACGGTGGTAACGGTGGTGGCTCCGGAATGGGAAGCGGTGGTTATTATTCGAACGCCACGTACGGTGGACGATCCATCGGGGGTCGTCAGGGAGGTGAAGATTATTCGCACCGTCCTCGAAGTCGTTCTTCGGATGTTGGCACCGAGGATGGATACGGTCCACGCAGAAACTTGACCAGCTGGGAGCGCCGAGTTGATACGGGACCAAGCAGCCGGAACTCTAGCTGTGAACGAAAGGACCGACCACGTGGACCTCCGGCAGGTTACAGCGGGGACACAGGCAAAACTGGAAGCCGATACCGGCAATATTCTACCGATAGCAACCGCGGGATAGACGACATGCCCGATGACGAATCTGTGAGCCGAAGGGAATCTTATGTAAGCCAcaagaaataattattttgatAAGTTATCGTTCGTAAAAGTAAACGAgccgttttttctctctctctcttactgtGCAGGACTGGACGGATGAGCAGGATTTTGGAGGCGACGATCAGACGAGTCCCCGTTGGCAAGGGGGTGTGGATTTGGAACTGACTCATCCTCCACCTTCCGGAAAGTCAATGCAATTCGCAGGAAACAATCGCAATCGGCATAGAAACCGAAGGTAAGCTTAGTGGAAAAGGTTTGAGCGTTATTGAAACGCCTAATATGCGTTCGTTTTCAAAAATAACTTTCCTTCTATTGCTAACGTGAATGTTTCCGCAAAAGGCGCGAAAACAGGACCAAGTCGAAACGGCATTCGTAAGTGTAGTGTTTGAAGAAACCATCTTGTTGCTTTTatcttttttcgtttaatttaatttaaaatgagcttaagatttcatttaaatagattgcttaaatttaaattttaaaatcgaAACTTAAACATACAATAAGTTTAAGAAAAGCTTAATTGTAAAAAAGTggattttgatttgttttatatgTAATAATTTTGGCAACATTCGTTCGATTTCCGTTCGACTTTAGAGTGGAAACTAAAACTAGTTTCATCTAATACCTTTTGAACACTCGAATTACATATGAAGTAAGTCTAAAAACTGCTAGTCTAGTAAGCTCTGAAGCTAAAAGTAGACAGTCGAGTTTAAGCGACTAGTGGAATTAAACTCCTTTTTATAGTACTTTCAAATGATTAGTTTTTAGTTTGTGATTGTTCGCATCGCCCGGAAGAGTATTATCATCCTTGGGGTTAATTGTGGTTCTGCTTTTCGATCTTTTAGCAACTCCCGCTCGCGAAACGACTATTACGATGAGTTTAAGATGCCGTACCAGCCGCAACGAGGTTCAAACCGGAGCCGGCGCAATTCCCAATCATCTAACGTAAGCCGCGAGAACAGCTCGGAGCGTGCCTATTCGCGCACCGGAGGTTCCCGCCGAGGCGgtggcaccggtggtggccacTATCGGGACACCAGCCATGATCGGTACTACGATGGCAATGTCGGAAGCCGCTTCCGGCGGCACTCGCGTGATCGGTATGGAAACCGTAGCCGGGACAGTAGCATGGATTGTGGTCGGGATCCTGATCGGTATCGCGAGGGTGATGCCGGTTCAAGTTGGCGTAGCGGTTCGGAGAGCAATCACGCAGGGTCTGCGCGCACGGAAAAAACGGATCAAGCGATTGCTGAGATGACGAAACAGTTTGAGAGTTCGATTGGCATTCAGAAAGGTCCGGGTGTGCTAGTGATTCCACCACGTGGTGCTTCGACGAGCGCGGATGTTGGCTCAGGTCCGACGAAGTTTCTGTACGATCCGAAGAATCCATCGCAACCCATCGCGGTCACGCAATCGCAATCGCGCTTAGGCGATCAGCCGCACGGCCGGGAAAGCCTCGATCGGGATGAGCGAAAGCAGGATGCTCGCAACCGGCGTCAGAAGGTATCCGGTGGACCGGCCTGGTATGATCCGGATGCGCGTCAAGCACGGTTTTTGCGCCAGCGTGAGCTCGTGTATCAAGTAGCAGACGCAGACGCACAATTGCAAGAGTTGCTCGAGGATAGAAACCTGTTTGATGAGTGGGAGCGATACGTGCAGGTTCGGCAACAGCTACAGCAGCTGCTTGACACGTTCCTGGTGCAGGAAATGCGCTTCGCACAGGACGTCAACCTGGAATATCACTTTTGGAAGCTGCTCTACTACAACATCATTGAGATGTTGCGTAAATTGCTGGCGGAGAGACCGGACGAGCAGAACAAGCAATTCCTGCAGGAACACGCCCTCGATGTGGTAGAAACGGGCACTGCGTACTTCGAACATCTGCTAGCGCTGCTTGAATGTGAGCATCGCTTCAGCTTGGAGCAGTTTATCGGTGCGAACGCGGCCACCAGTGTGAAAGGGCTGCGGTATGCGCTCGCGCTTGTGTCCGCTCAAAAgatctttctctttctgggTGATCTTGCGCGCTACCGGGAGCAAATCACCGAAGGACACAATTACCGCAAAGCCAAGCAGTGGTATGTGAAAGCCCAGCAGATTCTGCCGAAGAATGGCCGACCTTACAACCAACTGGCGCTGTTGTCCGTTTATGCGGTAATGCACGATGCGATTGCAACGTTTTTCTAACGGTTTGTTTGACATGAagttttgtttcacatttttaGAAACGAAAAATCGATGCCGTCTACTTCTACATGCGCAGTCTAATGTCATCGAATCCGTTCGAATCGGCGCGGGAAAGTTTGATGGATTTGTttaacgaaacgaagaaaaaggtAGTGCACAATTTATTACATTAACTTTTACTTTCAtaaattttttctttgctgtttACCATTTTATCATTACGTTAATCGAAATCTGCTATAATTTGTCCTTTAACATTTCCTTTTCCTCAACTATTTCGTTGCACAGTTTATCTTGCTTTGTTCGTGTGTAGAAAAGTGacaacttttctttttctatcaTACTAAAATAGATAACCGATTGTACAAAATTTTATTCCTATTTTCTCTCTTAATGCTCCTCTTTGCTAATCGCTAATGTTGATATCGTGCTAATGGATATTTAAAAGCACAAATTACTGGTGAGTGCTGGTTGTTTGCTTAGTTTAGATGCTCGTATCCATGGACTGTTTCAGCCACTATGTATCACGCTAGAGTTTACTATTTGTTAGTCCTTTCTCGATGCACCACCCTAACAATTTCGCTTGCTATCTTTCACAGTTCGAAAGCAACCAGCGAAAACgcgaggaaaaactgcgcgcaaggcgaaaggaaaaagagcaaCGCTTCGACGGTAACCTGCGGCGCGAAATATGGATCCATCCGGAGGGTGGGTCGCGAGTGCACCGTACTGGTCCGCTTCATCCGTTCGTCAGCGGTTCCTCCGGTGACACGAGCGATGAGGAAGAGCTTCGTGGGCTTTGCCCGATCGAGTTGAATAAGCGCTTTATCATCAGCTTCCTGCACGTCCTCGGGAAGCTGATTACCAAGACGGGGTACGAGACATTGACTAGCGATGGGTTTCGAGTACAATGTTCCTAATCTGTTTATGCGTTATGTTCGTACTCCTTATCTGCAGCATGGAATCTTTTGCCCAGTGTGCTCACCAGATGCTGCGCGAGTTCCGGGCCTTGATGCAGTGTGCACCGATTGCCGTCTCCACCTACCGGTTGCTGCAGTTGATGTCCCTTAACATGTTTGCCATCGAGATGACGAAACTCAAAGGTAGGAATAGTTCacggatgcttttttttcgtttattttttaactCTATTTTTCGATGCTGTTTTATATTAACATTGACAACCGTTATTATATTAACGTTGAACACCGTTTATATTAacgttgaataaaataaacgttaaTATAAACGTGACGTTAATTTCTTAacattatgttatttttttactcCTAAAATTACCCAATGAATCCTAAAGAATGTagcaattatcatttttatacCATTGTCGGTTATATCTTGTATTTTTTAAGTTATCATAAACAACCTATGATTTCCAAAATACACccaaaatttttaaacatgCGGTTCTCTATGAAAGGAGGGAACATTTCTTCACGTTTTTTAGGAACTTTTCTGCGGACAAATTCCAAATCCAAATCAAAGGGTGCTTATAAAGAGGGTGTACTTTTTGTGGTACTTATCAAATCATACCTTTTCATATTGGAGCGCAAATCATTAAATTTGTGGTATGATTGAATTTTTTAATCATAGctaattttatcatttcacctatttaagcaattttatttaaaccCCTTTTAAACTGCCTGAAATGTAAAGGGGGTTCTTATAACATATAAAATATGGCATCATTTACTGCTCGTGAACGATTTTGCGTGCGCGATTGCAGGCCGATAACAGAGAAGTGCATTTCTGTTTGATGTTgattggaaacaaaaaacagggTTAGCTCTCTTCTCTTCTTGTCGCGTCCTTTGACAGCTCTCACCACGGCCAGCAAGATAAGCGGGTACTGCCAGCATCGGAAACAACCGGTACCGCCAGCACAAACGTGACACGctcaaccgatcgatcaataccgatcgatcgtgtggCCCCGTCCCATG
This genomic interval from Anopheles nili chromosome X, idAnoNiliSN_F5_01, whole genome shotgun sequence contains the following:
- the LOC128728961 gene encoding telomerase-binding protein EST1A; this translates as MKNATAPPPIVAAAAAGSSRGPSSKRQQQLYSPGSGPLRKTESTASNRSLSSVQSGEPPTRRAGGSMAPVTPPETNRNHSPSAEPHQPQALWSENAPDQRAARPGGSGNRRPEDGRLSPVNSKPVHPKQESEPRTLSTHAINHHGPRDARSERMVRDTRSVEPRFMSSSKKPPIPSLSHLENLPPRLQKKTLQDLGLPPNYVELMRAEHQVMSHTLPNRSTARHVRGRVRYGGNGGGSGMGSGGYYSNATYGGRSIGGRQGGEDYSHRPRSRSSDVGTEDGYGPRRNLTSWERRVDTGPSSRNSSCERKDRPRGPPAGYSGDTGKTGSRYRQYSTDSNRGIDDMPDDESVSRRESYDWTDEQDFGGDDQTSPRWQGGVDLELTHPPPSGKSMQFAGNNRNRHRNRRTKSKRHSNSRSRNDYYDEFKMPYQPQRGSNRSRRNSQSSNVSRENSSERAYSRTGGSRRGGGTGGGHYRDTSHDRYYDGNVGSRFRRHSRDRYGNRSRDSSMDCGRDPDRYREGDAGSSWRSGSESNHAGSARTEKTDQAIAEMTKQFESSIGIQKGPGVLVIPPRGASTSADVGSGPTKFLYDPKNPSQPIAVTQSQSRLGDQPHGRESLDRDERKQDARNRRQKVSGGPAWYDPDARQARFLRQRELVYQVADADAQLQELLEDRNLFDEWERYVQVRQQLQQLLDTFLVQEMRFAQDVNLEYHFWKLLYYNIIEMLRKLLAERPDEQNKQFLQEHALDVVETGTAYFEHLLALLECEHRFSLEQFIGANAATSVKGLRYALALVSAQKIFLFLGDLARYREQITEGHNYRKAKQWYVKAQQILPKNGRPYNQLALLSVYAKRKIDAVYFYMRSLMSSNPFESARESLMDLFNETKKKFESNQRKREEKLRARRKEKEQRFDGNLRREIWIHPEGGSRVHRTGPLHPFVSGSSGDTSDEEELRGLCPIELNKRFIISFLHVLGKLITKTGMESFAQCAHQMLREFRALMQCAPIAVSTYRLLQLMSLNMFAIEMTKLKGRNRSGTPRSELQECALASGLSMFGILLERLKRLVQDATGKPGNTSKLILSEDAKAILPAIKVWCDWMMSNTETWNPPPFCTDLKIGKSNAHDPCSELAVLMNMLKGLDTNRSILSVEREEDFEAVRLQEDITLAGFTPLMYNEPVPIFVHRDRDMEEAQNVLRIQKLLYFGTDWLCNCEPPVLRQEPTGTSEGTARFVSVVQRRLEGLTDMDILLESFSDGDTDLPLVDDDVLESGSGLHERETTPAPLPTGGASSSTDSGILSGSSSNSPSSLETRKLLRRKDELERKQRMQEKHNQRLQDILSQSTIAVSIEVHPRFLVPDTNCFVDYLPEIEMIARAHQLYQLMVPIIVISELEGLSKGVRHQSPKHQSTPSSAANEIAVAECSKRALLFIKSRNPAVKCVTTKGSILKTSTFTVEDDIGELKSNDDRILETALSLCRQHTEETRAGTRYIKLDVVLLTTDRNLRVKAISNDLPVREVPDFIKWAGLSD